TCTTGAATCTCATTGAAATGACTCCAATTATTGCTTAAACGTCTTAATTGAACTAGGTTTATTTCTAATGCCTCACGTTTTTCTTGATTCTCATGTAAGCTACCTGTTAAAACTAATTTTTGACTCATTAACTGATTGTACTCAGTATTTTTAGCTTTTGCAGTCTTTAACTGTTGTTCTTTCTGCTTCAAGCTAGCAAGTTTTTGATTAATTTCAGGTACACGTCCAGTAGGTTTATATAGTTTAGCTGCTTGTTGTTGAAACTTATCGGCAATTTTCAACAAATGTTCATTTCCTAATGTACCCACACTAAGAAAATAACGGCTTAACTTGCCACCACTCATTTGTTGGATTTTTTGCAGACCATCTAGATTAAAAGAAAATAACGCCTGATAAGTTGCTTTATCTAATCCAAAAACAATTCTTTTCAGTAAATCCTCTTCACCTATTTGTCCATCTGCCAAGGTCACTAGGACTTTGCCATTTCCTTTCCCTTTTATCCGTTCTACCAAAACCTCACCATAAATTGTATCCACCAACCTCAGTCGCCCACCATATTGGCTACCTTTACGAGGTTCATACTGCAAATCGGATCCCTGTTTACTTGGAAAACCAAATAAGATACTGTGAATAAAGGACATTAATGTCGATTTTCCAGCTTCGTTCTTACCGTAAAAAATTTGCATTCCTTCAGCTAAATCAAAGGTTTGATTCACCCATTTTCCATAGCCATAAATTTCAATCGTTTTAATCTTCATAAATCTCACTTCCTTCAATACCAAGCTGTTGCATAATTAATGCTTTTCCATCTGCAACAATTTGTTGACGATAGTCTGAATCTCGTGAATCTAATTGCTCCCCACTGTCTATCTGATCAAATAAAAAATTTGTTGCTTCATTAAATGTTACTTCCTCATGAATTTTTTTCAATGCTACTTGCCATTCCTTCGTTAGGAAATTCAAATCTGACTGACTACTTGTTGCTTCTATAATACTTAATTTATATACCCAAATAAAAGGTTGATCTACTGGATTAATTTGTTGTAAGGCTTCTAATAGCTCACCAGATTGAATCTTTTTACTAACACTTAGATTTAATTCATCTGAATCTTTTAAACTAAGTGCAATAAACTGTCCTTGATCTTGTTCTTTTAATTGGCTTAAATAGCTTTGAATTGCTTGATAAACCTCACCTAAATTTTTTAAGCCTTTTAACGAAAGCTCTTTGCTCTGCCACTTAATCGGTGCCGTTTCATAAAATTCATGCTTGGCTCCATTTTCAGTTAGTTCAACTAGCTCACAACCTTTAGCACCGGTTTCTTTACTACTACGGCCTTGAGTGTTTCCAGAATAAACAATTAACGGATTTTCTGATAAAAATTGGCGTTTATGAATATGACCTAACGCCCAATAATCATATTTTTTACTTTTTAATTCGGCTAATGAAAAAGGTGCATAAATTCCATGTTCTGAAGCAATTCCTTCACTTGAGCCATGCAACATACCAATCTGGTAATGCGCGTCTGAAGAACGTAAAGGATACTCTTCGATGCGTCTTTCCTTAATCCAGCGTTGATGGTAACTAAAACTAGTAATTGCAATTCTTTCATTCCTTTTAGTCGTCAACCAATGAGTTTCTACTGCTTCATTGAAAATCACAACATTCACAGGCATATCTAGATGCAATCCTAGATTCTCTATGTAATCATGATTGCCATGACAAATAAACACAGGAATTTCGGCTACTTCTAATCGAATCAATTCATTACGCAAATAAGCTTGTGCCTTCACACTTCGATCCTCGCTGTCATAAATATCGCCAGCTATACACAAAAAATCCACCTGTTTTTCAATAGCTAAATCGACAACTTTTGTAAATGACTGAAATGTCGATTGGTAAATTTGTTCCCATAAAAAATCCGGTAAACTTTTTAATCCAATGAAAGGACTGTCCAAATGTAAATCTGCTGCATGAATAAAACGTACCATTCTTCAATCCTCCTATTTTTTTAGATGTTGCTTAAATCAGACCTGACTATGGATTTAAACATACGTTCGCTATCTTTGTCAAAAAAAGAGTTCACTACCTATCTTTCGATAGTGAACTCTAGTTGAATTAACCTTGGTATAATTCTTGGATTGGTGACATAATGATACGGTTGATATCATCAATTAATTGGCTTAAAGCTTGTTCAGCTTCCATTAATGTTTTAATGGTTGCATTTTCGCCAGTTTTCATTGCCATTTCTTGTGCTTCTTTAATTTCTTCTTCTAAAATCTGTTCACCAGACATTTGTTTTT
The sequence above is a segment of the Carnobacterium gallinarum DSM 4847 genome. Coding sequences within it:
- a CDS encoding metallophosphoesterase family protein, translating into MVRFIHAADLHLDSPFIGLKSLPDFLWEQIYQSTFQSFTKVVDLAIEKQVDFLCIAGDIYDSEDRSVKAQAYLRNELIRLEVAEIPVFICHGNHDYIENLGLHLDMPVNVVIFNEAVETHWLTTKRNERIAITSFSYHQRWIKERRIEEYPLRSSDAHYQIGMLHGSSEGIASEHGIYAPFSLAELKSKKYDYWALGHIHKRQFLSENPLIVYSGNTQGRSSKETGAKGCELVELTENGAKHEFYETAPIKWQSKELSLKGLKNLGEVYQAIQSYLSQLKEQDQGQFIALSLKDSDELNLSVSKKIQSGELLEALQQINPVDQPFIWVYKLSIIEATSSQSDLNFLTKEWQVALKKIHEEVTFNEATNFLFDQIDSGEQLDSRDSDYRQQIVADGKALIMQQLGIEGSEIYED
- a CDS encoding YlbF family regulator; protein product: MSTNIYDTANQLERDLRETDAYKALQTAYAAVKENPESDDMFKEFQNIQIKLQQKQMSGEQILEEEIKEAQEMAMKTGENATIKTLMEAEQALSQLIDDINRIIMSPIQELYQG